Proteins from a genomic interval of Streptomyces fodineus:
- a CDS encoding Uma2 family endonuclease translates to MSAEPIMEPVMTQDPIDLLNAIEEASPVPIRPEYVEGTIIVPPYPDEDHNDGIGELYIQFRSAGFPLAGFGSAFRAADKNGGTVASLAPDFYVRRRKASDLDAAYRGANGGRYPMDMLDLVGEVTSTNHKTDTGPKFRAYAAAGVPIYVLINRHSKTAHCYTDPVLPGDDPTEAYYATDTKVTLGDPLPLPAPYPTLDTAPFLDD, encoded by the coding sequence ATGAGCGCCGAACCGATCATGGAGCCGGTCATGACGCAGGACCCCATCGACCTGTTGAACGCGATCGAAGAGGCATCACCGGTGCCGATTCGACCGGAGTATGTCGAGGGGACGATCATCGTGCCGCCGTATCCCGACGAAGACCACAACGACGGTATTGGGGAGCTTTACATCCAGTTCCGGTCAGCCGGATTCCCCCTCGCCGGCTTCGGCAGCGCCTTCCGCGCCGCCGATAAGAACGGCGGCACCGTCGCGTCGCTCGCTCCGGACTTTTACGTGCGCCGCCGCAAGGCCTCCGACCTTGACGCGGCGTATCGCGGAGCCAACGGAGGGCGGTACCCCATGGACATGCTCGACCTGGTCGGCGAAGTCACGTCCACGAACCACAAAACCGACACCGGCCCCAAGTTCCGCGCCTACGCCGCCGCCGGAGTCCCGATCTACGTCCTGATCAACCGCCACTCCAAAACGGCCCACTGCTACACGGACCCCGTCCTCCCCGGCGACGACCCCACCGAGGCGTACTACGCCACCGACACCAAGGTCACCCTCGGCGACCCCCTCCCCCTCCCGGCGCCGTACCCCACTCTCGACACCGCCCCCTTCCTCGACGACTGA